One segment of Anatilimnocola aggregata DNA contains the following:
- a CDS encoding GNAT family N-acetyltransferase: MSRCQVTVQTPVHSSFRVRQVMGMFDLPEQTEWSETFAAEIPAISENWSIGCIIGPSGSGKSTLARAAYGAAIYQAQPWPAGSAMIDSLGNASIQQITQTLTAVGLGSPPAWLKPFAVLSNGEKFRCELARALLSAAESNNSEKLLVFDEFTSLVDRTVAKVASAAISKAIRSGRLNCRFVAVSCHADIAPWLEPDWVLDLGANEAGPTLSRVRLRRPRLQLQVTRCPQRLWHLFARHHYLVGGLSRAATCYAAWLDGRPIAFCALLAILGHRKHKRISRIVTLPDYQGLGIGLRLAERVADDALTTGFRVSITASHPAVIGACRQSNTWRLVSYRPLGNRTRQRFQSRSIPNSAGRGVATFEYFGSSLDEVQS; encoded by the coding sequence ATGTCCCGCTGCCAGGTCACCGTGCAAACGCCGGTACACAGTAGTTTTCGCGTTCGCCAGGTAATGGGCATGTTTGACTTGCCCGAGCAGACCGAGTGGAGCGAGACATTCGCCGCCGAGATTCCGGCAATTTCTGAGAACTGGTCAATCGGCTGCATCATTGGCCCTTCGGGCAGCGGCAAGAGCACGCTGGCCCGCGCGGCGTATGGCGCCGCAATCTATCAGGCTCAACCTTGGCCGGCTGGAAGCGCGATGATCGACTCGCTGGGCAATGCATCGATTCAGCAGATCACGCAAACACTCACTGCCGTGGGCTTGGGAAGTCCACCCGCCTGGCTCAAGCCGTTTGCAGTCCTGAGCAATGGCGAAAAGTTCCGCTGCGAACTGGCCCGCGCCCTGCTGTCTGCTGCTGAAAGCAACAACTCGGAAAAGTTGCTCGTATTCGACGAATTCACTTCGCTCGTCGATCGCACTGTGGCGAAAGTGGCAAGTGCGGCCATCAGCAAGGCCATTCGTAGCGGGCGTTTGAACTGCCGGTTTGTCGCCGTTAGCTGTCATGCCGATATCGCGCCTTGGCTCGAGCCCGATTGGGTGCTCGATTTGGGTGCGAACGAAGCGGGCCCGACGCTTTCGCGGGTGCGTCTTCGGCGACCGCGACTTCAGCTGCAAGTTACCCGCTGTCCGCAGCGGCTCTGGCACCTCTTTGCGCGACATCATTATCTAGTCGGCGGGCTTTCCCGAGCTGCCACCTGTTATGCGGCGTGGCTCGACGGCCGCCCGATTGCGTTTTGCGCGCTGCTGGCGATCCTTGGCCACCGTAAGCACAAACGGATCAGCCGCATTGTCACGCTCCCAGACTATCAAGGGCTCGGCATCGGGCTGCGGCTGGCCGAGCGTGTGGCCGACGACGCGCTCACCACGGGGTTTCGCGTGAGCATTACGGCCAGTCATCCGGCAGTCATCGGTGCCTGTCGCCAATCGAACACCTGGCGATTGGTTTCGTACCGGCCACTTGGCAATCGGACTCGGCAGCGATTTCAGTCGCGCTCGATTCCGAACTCGGCTGGCCGCGGTGTCGCCACATTCGAGTACTTCGGCAGTTCCCTGGATGAGGTGCAATCGTGA
- a CDS encoding major capsid protein, translating to MGLSVSQVLAPKTIVKAVNQLNLPGTTLQRLFGWHFGGTNKVQQSGRNFAYDVIPSTRTVATGRNPGQASSSQQPQSVRAVTGTFPRAAESISLLDEDLLNRRAIGGPSDELDVRGETFVTRQEAFLSQRFANLIEFQTAAMLRGSYSYQEDGDDLRHGFAGGLADVPFQIPAGNLDQLNMLGGGNILNADWATSSTDIPKHLHQINAAMVQLTGLGLAHVVLTSVGWQYIVNNAKVQAQGGSANVVFESLERVGAGEFSAILRAIPWVTFHVIDYGLDVWNGSSEVFSKLIDDTHAAFFPDPSRRWTQFLEGSEIVTEGPNGPKHERYGFYPFAFPTHDPSGWQLSAVYNGIPALYMPAAVAYGRLTGGSY from the coding sequence ATGGGCCTTTCCGTTTCTCAAGTCCTCGCGCCGAAGACCATCGTCAAAGCCGTCAATCAACTCAATTTACCGGGTACAACCCTGCAACGGCTGTTCGGCTGGCACTTTGGCGGCACGAATAAGGTGCAACAGTCGGGACGCAATTTTGCGTACGACGTGATTCCCAGCACGCGAACTGTCGCCACGGGGCGAAATCCTGGCCAGGCCTCCAGTTCGCAACAGCCGCAGAGTGTTCGCGCGGTCACCGGCACGTTTCCACGAGCTGCCGAGTCGATCTCGCTGCTCGACGAAGATTTGCTCAATCGTCGCGCCATCGGAGGACCGAGCGATGAACTCGATGTCCGGGGCGAGACCTTCGTTACCCGGCAGGAAGCATTCTTGTCGCAGCGTTTTGCCAATCTCATCGAGTTTCAAACCGCGGCCATGCTGCGGGGAAGTTACTCGTATCAGGAAGATGGCGATGATCTGCGTCATGGCTTCGCTGGTGGGCTGGCCGATGTCCCGTTTCAGATTCCGGCCGGCAACCTGGATCAGCTCAACATGTTAGGTGGAGGGAATATTCTCAACGCTGACTGGGCGACCAGCAGCACCGATATTCCCAAGCATTTGCACCAGATCAATGCCGCAATGGTGCAACTGACGGGACTGGGGCTCGCGCACGTCGTACTCACCAGCGTGGGCTGGCAGTACATCGTGAACAACGCGAAGGTTCAGGCCCAAGGTGGCTCGGCTAACGTGGTCTTCGAATCGCTCGAGCGCGTGGGCGCGGGCGAGTTCTCGGCCATCCTGCGGGCAATTCCCTGGGTCACGTTTCACGTGATCGATTACGGCTTGGACGTTTGGAACGGTTCGAGCGAAGTGTTCAGCAAGCTGATCGATGATACGCATGCGGCGTTCTTTCCCGATCCTTCGCGCCGCTGGACGCAGTTTCTCGAAGGTTCGGAAATTGTGACCGAAGGTCCCAACGGACCCAAGCATGAGCGGTACGGCTTCTACCCGTTTGCGTTCCCCACGCACGACCCGAGCGGCTGGCAATTGAGCGCTGTCTACAACGGCATTCCCGCGCTCTACATGCCTGCCGCCGTCGCTTATGGACGCCTCACGGGTGGCTCGTACTAA
- the dacB gene encoding D-alanyl-D-alanine carboxypeptidase/D-alanyl-D-alanine endopeptidase, with protein sequence MRLPFIAGSVISLAACCFLFIGGLPLRAEEPLDKQLAAVLDEAPYRHSHWGLLFVELKSGEVVFEHNRHKLFAPASATKLYSVAAALDGLGADYRFRTPVFARGELGADGKLKGDLILRASGDPTLGGRTNDKGEIAFTDSDHTYANWSGDAGITPQDPLNGLNDLARQVSAAGVKHVEGDVFVDDRLFEIAEASGSGPKQVSPIVINDNVIDLILKPGEVGKPAEITWRPQCSVVRVEARVETIAAGGKLETFVREQADGLITVTGKVPADKAPLVKIHEVTEAAGWARSLFIEALERAGVTVASKPALKHPACSLPTASSYAEHQQVAELVSLPFAENAKLILKVSHNLHASELPLLLAASKGKRTLAQGMQLQREFLLRAGLDADSISFGGGAGGARADYVTPHATVQLLQYLSTRADFAVLERALPIMGVDGTLAKTVKPDSVVRGKVHAKTGTLVWENVLNDRGLIASKALAGYLTTASGQRVVFAAFVNGVHSREGVDSKRIGSDLGRICEMVHRAK encoded by the coding sequence ATGCGCTTGCCCTTCATTGCCGGCTCTGTCATTTCACTTGCGGCGTGCTGCTTCTTGTTCATTGGCGGGCTGCCATTACGGGCAGAAGAACCGCTCGACAAGCAACTAGCCGCCGTTCTGGACGAAGCTCCGTATCGCCATTCGCATTGGGGCCTGCTGTTTGTTGAGCTGAAATCGGGCGAAGTGGTTTTCGAACACAATCGCCACAAACTCTTCGCTCCAGCGTCTGCAACCAAGCTCTATTCGGTAGCTGCTGCCCTCGATGGCTTAGGAGCCGATTACCGCTTTCGCACGCCCGTCTTCGCGCGGGGAGAACTCGGTGCCGACGGCAAGTTAAAAGGGGATCTCATTCTCCGTGCCAGCGGCGATCCGACTCTGGGTGGTCGGACGAACGACAAAGGCGAAATTGCCTTCACAGATTCCGATCACACCTACGCGAATTGGAGTGGCGATGCCGGCATCACTCCCCAGGATCCGCTCAACGGATTGAATGACCTTGCGCGGCAGGTCTCCGCGGCCGGAGTAAAGCACGTCGAAGGAGATGTCTTTGTCGATGACCGCCTGTTCGAGATTGCCGAAGCTTCCGGCAGCGGGCCGAAGCAAGTTTCGCCCATCGTGATCAACGATAACGTGATCGACCTGATTCTTAAGCCGGGCGAAGTGGGCAAGCCGGCCGAAATTACGTGGCGACCACAGTGCAGTGTGGTGCGCGTCGAAGCGCGGGTGGAAACGATTGCGGCGGGAGGCAAGTTGGAAACCTTTGTGCGTGAACAGGCAGATGGACTGATTACGGTGACTGGCAAGGTCCCAGCCGATAAGGCACCGCTGGTGAAGATCCACGAAGTGACCGAAGCGGCGGGCTGGGCTCGTTCGCTGTTTATCGAAGCGCTCGAACGGGCGGGTGTCACAGTCGCCAGCAAGCCGGCGCTCAAGCACCCCGCCTGCTCGCTTCCCACAGCCAGCAGCTATGCCGAGCACCAACAAGTTGCGGAGCTTGTTTCGTTGCCGTTTGCCGAGAACGCAAAACTGATCTTGAAAGTCAGTCACAATCTGCATGCCAGCGAGCTACCGCTGCTGCTGGCCGCCAGTAAAGGCAAGCGAACTCTCGCTCAGGGTATGCAATTGCAGCGAGAGTTTTTGCTGCGCGCCGGACTCGATGCAGATTCAATCTCTTTCGGCGGTGGTGCGGGGGGAGCGCGAGCCGACTACGTCACCCCTCACGCCACCGTGCAATTGCTGCAATACTTGTCGACTCGCGCCGATTTCGCGGTCTTGGAACGAGCGCTGCCGATCATGGGTGTCGATGGGACGTTGGCGAAAACGGTGAAGCCCGATAGTGTGGTGCGTGGCAAGGTTCACGCTAAGACTGGCACACTTGTGTGGGAGAACGTACTTAACGACCGTGGGCTGATCGCCAGTAAAGCACTCGCCGGCTACTTGACCACCGCAAGCGGCCAGCGCGTGGTGTTTGCTGCCTTTGTGAATGGCGTTCACTCGCGCGAGGGAGTCGACTCGAAGCGGATCGGTAGCGATCTCGGTCGCATTTGTGAAATGGTGCACCGAGCCAAGTAG
- a CDS encoding phage protein Gp36 family protein, with amino-acid sequence MTTYCTAADLEAVWAPDQILASVDDDESGTLSSAESAHLDRAIERAAGRMNACLELRYSLATLSGNAWCRDANAAIAVYLLAIRRGEAAPAALQEQHDAYFAELLEIAAGRRNVPQAVITLDSRPSVMNFNVDFTQARAVKRG; translated from the coding sequence ATGACTACCTACTGCACTGCTGCCGACCTCGAAGCTGTTTGGGCACCCGATCAAATCCTGGCGAGTGTCGACGATGACGAAAGCGGCACGCTGTCGTCAGCCGAGTCGGCCCACCTTGACCGCGCGATCGAACGGGCCGCCGGGCGCATGAACGCCTGCCTGGAGCTTCGCTACTCGCTGGCCACCTTAAGCGGCAATGCCTGGTGCCGCGATGCGAATGCTGCCATCGCCGTTTATCTGCTCGCCATTCGTCGGGGCGAAGCAGCACCAGCCGCGCTCCAAGAACAACACGACGCCTACTTCGCCGAACTGCTCGAAATCGCAGCGGGACGACGGAATGTGCCGCAAGCTGTTATCACGCTCGACTCCCGACCGAGCGTGATGAATTTCAATGTCGACTTTACCCAAGCCCGCGCCGTGAAAAGGGGCTAG
- a CDS encoding head decoration protein, whose amino-acid sequence MSQFTTGNVPGFEAAVESEQSQITWSGRHGQDLVVTQRVMIDAEVEDSANTPVTTLRAGVVLARRDSDGKGVLYDPDGNDGSQIAIGILEQHQDMLVKGVPTDRFTQMIVHGLVREGQLKDLDARARQQLAPRVQFDRQPISSAPMLSPRGVYRKNTSYSLTAADSGLLFLASAAATFTLPTKANGLQFRIAQTADNDLIISGSGDLIHKGNASASSVTFSTSSQKIGSQVLIECLYTAPGTLKWLVTNLGGTTATVA is encoded by the coding sequence ATGTCCCAGTTCACCACCGGAAATGTGCCCGGTTTCGAAGCCGCGGTTGAATCCGAACAATCTCAAATCACCTGGTCGGGCCGCCACGGCCAAGACCTGGTCGTTACCCAGCGGGTAATGATCGACGCCGAGGTAGAGGATAGTGCCAACACACCCGTGACCACCTTGCGGGCTGGAGTGGTGCTGGCCCGGCGCGATAGCGACGGAAAGGGAGTGCTGTACGATCCAGACGGCAATGATGGCTCGCAGATTGCGATCGGAATCCTGGAGCAGCATCAAGACATGCTGGTGAAGGGTGTGCCCACCGATCGCTTCACGCAGATGATCGTGCATGGCCTGGTGCGCGAGGGCCAGCTGAAAGATCTGGATGCGCGAGCCCGTCAGCAATTGGCCCCGCGCGTGCAATTCGATCGCCAGCCAATTTCTTCCGCACCCATGCTGAGTCCGCGCGGCGTGTATCGCAAGAACACGAGTTACTCACTCACGGCAGCCGATAGCGGACTGCTGTTTCTGGCCAGTGCGGCAGCCACGTTCACCTTGCCGACGAAGGCGAACGGACTGCAGTTTCGCATTGCGCAAACAGCCGACAACGACCTGATCATCAGCGGCAGCGGCGACCTGATCCACAAAGGGAATGCGTCCGCCAGCTCCGTGACCTTCTCCACTTCGAGTCAAAAGATCGGCAGCCAGGTGCTGATCGAATGCCTCTACACCGCTCCCGGCACTCTGAAGTGGTTGGTGACCAACCTTGGCGGCACAACGGCCACGGTGGCCTAA
- a CDS encoding tetratricopeptide repeat protein — MSAPDITCRLYTSAMLAELASVDVWRVRNWHRRGWLRASEQQHRVSYFEFAEVAVARQLAQLHRAGASPRQIQEQLAGLERAAPNVSRPIAELGIVLDGRKILLRRDADLIEPSGQKRFEFESDRADDEAPQTILSPAQFLAAGNANSTPASALLAWSLELDEEGDLVGAMEMLRAALAANGPSAEWSFQLAEMLYRQGDLPAARERYYVAIELDEDFVEARANLGCVLAELGQRELAVAALEGAIMHHPGYADAHYHLARLLDETGDGSQAETHWQRFVELAPDSPWAEEALQRLEAAST; from the coding sequence ATGAGTGCGCCCGATATCACTTGCCGACTTTACACCTCTGCCATGCTCGCCGAATTGGCCAGCGTCGATGTTTGGCGTGTGCGCAATTGGCATCGCCGCGGTTGGTTGCGAGCCAGCGAGCAGCAGCATCGCGTTTCGTATTTCGAATTTGCCGAAGTGGCCGTCGCCCGGCAACTGGCTCAACTGCATCGCGCCGGCGCATCGCCCCGGCAGATTCAAGAACAACTAGCAGGGCTCGAGCGCGCGGCTCCCAATGTATCGCGCCCGATTGCCGAACTGGGAATTGTGCTGGATGGGCGTAAGATTTTGCTCCGCCGCGATGCCGACCTGATTGAACCGAGCGGCCAGAAGCGGTTCGAATTCGAGTCGGATCGAGCCGACGACGAAGCGCCGCAGACAATCCTTTCGCCAGCGCAGTTTTTAGCAGCCGGCAATGCAAACTCGACTCCCGCGTCGGCGCTCTTGGCCTGGTCGTTAGAACTCGACGAAGAGGGGGACCTGGTCGGCGCGATGGAAATGTTGCGCGCCGCGCTCGCTGCCAATGGTCCCTCAGCAGAATGGTCGTTTCAATTGGCCGAGATGCTCTATCGCCAGGGCGATTTGCCCGCCGCGCGCGAGCGCTATTATGTGGCGATCGAGCTGGACGAGGACTTTGTCGAGGCTCGCGCAAATCTGGGCTGTGTGCTGGCCGAACTGGGTCAGCGAGAACTGGCGGTCGCGGCGCTCGAAGGGGCGATCATGCATCACCCGGGTTATGCCGACGCCCACTACCATCTGGCACGCCTGCTGGATGAAACGGGCGATGGTTCTCAGGCCGAAACGCACTGGCAGCGGTTTGTCGAACTTGCCCCCGATAGCCCCTGGGCAGAAGAAGCACTCCAGCGGCTAGAAGCCGCGAGCACGTAA
- a CDS encoding Imm63 family immunity protein produces MNSHSLSEIKREIEQIGRRLGCPRNCLPTFGFSEDFGCPHIEVNASGLHYVVVERGVELERKTTHDLNDLLYIVFEAVTFSMAGDYELKHRIPGQDSRRILFRRQLELLGSVDADWVTRLRQDQHKILACNPFNDGVESAR; encoded by the coding sequence ATGAACAGTCACTCACTGAGTGAGATCAAACGGGAAATTGAACAGATTGGCCGGAGGCTCGGTTGTCCTCGAAACTGCCTGCCGACATTTGGATTCTCGGAAGACTTCGGCTGTCCGCATATTGAAGTCAATGCAAGCGGATTGCATTATGTGGTCGTCGAGCGTGGCGTCGAGTTGGAACGTAAGACTACACACGATTTGAACGACCTCTTGTACATCGTGTTTGAAGCTGTGACATTCTCGATGGCTGGCGACTATGAATTGAAGCATCGCATTCCCGGTCAAGATTCACGGCGAATCCTGTTTCGCCGTCAGCTTGAACTGCTCGGCAGCGTTGATGCCGACTGGGTAACGCGACTAAGGCAAGACCAGCACAAGATTCTCGCTTGCAATCCCTTCAATGACGGCGTGGAATCGGCGCGTTAG
- a CDS encoding ParB N-terminal domain-containing protein, producing MFIRDRIQSLRRVLARDLQPNPRNWRTHPQPQQDALRALLAEVGYAGALLAREQDDGSLQLIDGHLRAETTPEQLVPVLVLDVTEDEANKLLACWDPLSALAGRDQQRIEELVALIETDSPALCALLTDLSRESSAAKRLPAEVDELIANYQLVVQCADEAEQRELFERLSAEGLSCRVLTM from the coding sequence ATGTTCATTCGAGATCGGATTCAATCTCTTCGCCGCGTTCTTGCTAGAGACTTGCAGCCCAATCCGCGTAACTGGCGCACGCATCCTCAGCCGCAACAGGATGCCCTTCGCGCGCTGCTGGCTGAAGTTGGTTATGCGGGGGCTTTGCTGGCCCGGGAGCAAGACGATGGCTCGTTGCAACTCATCGATGGTCACTTGCGCGCAGAAACAACGCCCGAGCAACTTGTGCCGGTGCTCGTGCTGGATGTGACAGAAGACGAAGCTAACAAGTTGTTGGCCTGCTGGGATCCGCTCAGCGCGCTTGCTGGTCGCGATCAACAGCGAATCGAAGAACTTGTCGCCCTGATCGAGACGGATAGTCCCGCCCTCTGCGCGCTGCTCACTGATCTGTCGCGTGAATCGTCTGCGGCGAAACGGTTGCCAGCCGAGGTTGATGAACTGATCGCCAACTATCAGCTGGTGGTGCAATGCGCCGACGAAGCCGAACAGCGAGAACTCTTCGAGCGGCTTTCGGCCGAAGGACTCTCGTGTCGCGTGCTGACGATGTGA
- a CDS encoding phage portal protein family protein, whose amino-acid sequence MTIFTKLRDALLRRTAPKRAAAPVAAVPITTRVDDLPPFTLQTADLMRYDPQVRIALGARNGLLMAAQVDVAGPQPAMNRWVQQQWDRLWTQYAHQLLKAKLYGFMPFEVMYRESQSGEFRGLIEVAALKDRHPRDCRLLMRGDEPIGYVMREKERETEVFAPLALNATFDSECTNPYGCALLARAYPAWYEKWMEGGAKRTIRLRMIKDAYLGDIFWYPPDRKVQLADGQEITWQAIAREVVEARQAGGAMTLPLLYDQDGRKLVDYTPPQGVSGYTAIFHWKKDLDLEIWKALEVPPEIIQASTSGSGFSGRWIPFVVALSAVQTELAELIRCLDRDILRPISQLNFGEQPQYEIKPRPLTEIYAERFGRG is encoded by the coding sequence ATGACCATCTTCACCAAACTTCGCGATGCTTTGCTTCGCCGCACCGCACCCAAGCGCGCGGCAGCTCCTGTGGCGGCAGTGCCAATCACAACGCGGGTCGACGACCTGCCCCCCTTTACTTTGCAAACAGCTGACCTGATGCGCTACGACCCGCAAGTGCGCATCGCTCTGGGTGCGCGAAATGGACTGCTGATGGCAGCGCAAGTCGATGTCGCGGGACCACAACCCGCCATGAATCGTTGGGTGCAACAGCAGTGGGATCGGCTGTGGACGCAATACGCCCACCAACTGTTGAAAGCCAAGCTGTATGGTTTTATGCCGTTCGAAGTGATGTATCGCGAGTCGCAGTCGGGCGAGTTTCGCGGCCTGATCGAAGTCGCTGCGCTGAAGGACCGTCACCCGCGCGATTGCCGCTTGCTGATGCGGGGCGACGAACCGATTGGTTACGTGATGCGCGAGAAAGAACGCGAGACGGAAGTCTTCGCGCCGCTGGCGTTAAATGCCACGTTCGATTCCGAATGCACCAATCCCTATGGCTGTGCGCTCCTCGCGCGGGCTTATCCCGCCTGGTACGAAAAGTGGATGGAAGGAGGAGCCAAGCGCACCATTCGACTGCGGATGATTAAAGACGCGTATCTGGGGGACATATTTTGGTATCCGCCGGATCGGAAAGTTCAACTTGCCGATGGTCAGGAGATTACCTGGCAAGCGATTGCCCGCGAAGTGGTCGAGGCGCGACAAGCAGGGGGCGCGATGACACTGCCACTGCTGTACGACCAGGATGGTCGCAAGTTGGTGGACTATACGCCGCCACAAGGTGTCAGCGGTTACACGGCCATTTTTCACTGGAAGAAAGATCTCGACTTGGAGATCTGGAAAGCGCTCGAAGTGCCTCCCGAGATTATTCAGGCCTCGACGAGCGGCAGCGGATTCTCAGGCCGCTGGATTCCGTTCGTGGTTGCTCTGAGTGCTGTTCAGACCGAACTGGCGGAACTGATTCGCTGCCTCGATCGCGACATCCTCCGCCCCATCTCGCAACTGAATTTCGGCGAGCAGCCGCAGTACGAGATCAAGCCGCGCCCGCTGACAGAGATCTATGCGGAGCGATTTGGTAGGGGCTAG
- a CDS encoding terminase large subunit domain-containing protein, which yields MTEVVADPAAAAESVHSSQWIPHEPWPKQREFLNLACLEALYGGAAGGGKSEALLMAALEYVHVPGYAALILRRDTQRLNLAGGLIPRSHEWLAGKGATWNGAQKRWSFPTGAGPATLTFGYLRDRHDKYRYGSSEFQFIAFDELTEFPEEDYLFLFSRLRRTKGISAPLRVRSASNPGNIGHLWVRSRFISPAALQAARQPAPSDASTTFWQQGIAYVPARIGDNPALDEQEYRQSLLHLPPLARERLMNGDWTIQAQGLLKADWLRYFSAAETDQANETLNLHSPQRIVVGSVAASDCRRFVTVDPAGTSADRARERQGREASWTVAQVWDQPRGGLAPVLMLRYQARERVGFDGLCRLLRDIHRVWRPRELWIENEKLGQAAVDVLGKELPLRCIATQSRDKVARAAVLIDKLERGEIFLPQHEVTWRPQLESEWLAWTGDPYEPADQIDAAAYAAIVSARHQPGPVQFSTLVMPAAGLKW from the coding sequence GTGACGGAAGTCGTTGCAGACCCAGCAGCGGCAGCAGAGAGTGTCCACTCATCGCAGTGGATTCCCCACGAGCCTTGGCCCAAGCAGCGGGAGTTTCTCAATTTGGCTTGCCTCGAGGCGCTCTATGGCGGCGCGGCCGGCGGAGGCAAAAGCGAAGCGCTACTGATGGCGGCTTTGGAGTACGTGCACGTTCCCGGCTATGCGGCGCTCATCTTGCGGCGCGATACGCAGCGGCTGAACCTGGCCGGTGGTTTAATTCCGCGATCGCATGAATGGCTGGCGGGCAAGGGAGCGACCTGGAATGGTGCGCAGAAGCGGTGGTCGTTTCCCACCGGTGCCGGGCCCGCCACGCTGACGTTTGGCTATCTGCGCGATCGGCACGATAAGTATCGTTACGGCAGCAGCGAGTTCCAGTTCATTGCGTTCGACGAGTTAACGGAATTTCCCGAAGAGGATTATTTGTTTCTCTTCAGTCGCTTGCGGCGCACGAAAGGAATTAGCGCACCGCTGCGAGTTCGGTCGGCGAGCAATCCCGGTAACATCGGCCATCTGTGGGTTCGGTCGCGGTTCATCAGTCCCGCAGCGCTGCAGGCAGCCAGGCAACCCGCACCGAGCGACGCGAGTACCACGTTCTGGCAGCAGGGTATCGCCTATGTCCCCGCGCGGATCGGCGATAACCCGGCGCTCGATGAACAGGAGTATCGTCAGAGCTTGTTGCACCTGCCGCCGCTGGCGCGCGAGCGGCTGATGAATGGCGACTGGACGATTCAAGCACAAGGATTGTTGAAAGCAGATTGGCTGCGATACTTTTCGGCAGCGGAAACTGACCAGGCGAACGAAACGTTGAACTTGCATTCGCCGCAGAGAATAGTGGTCGGTTCGGTGGCAGCCAGCGATTGCCGGCGATTCGTAACTGTCGATCCAGCGGGAACGAGCGCGGATCGAGCGCGCGAGCGGCAAGGTCGGGAAGCCAGTTGGACGGTGGCCCAAGTGTGGGATCAGCCGCGGGGAGGGCTGGCGCCGGTATTAATGCTGCGATATCAGGCGCGGGAGCGGGTCGGCTTCGATGGCCTGTGCCGGTTGCTGCGCGATATTCACCGCGTGTGGCGACCGCGAGAACTGTGGATTGAGAATGAAAAGCTCGGACAGGCAGCTGTCGATGTGCTGGGGAAGGAGTTGCCGCTGCGGTGCATTGCCACACAGTCGCGCGATAAGGTGGCGCGGGCCGCGGTGCTAATCGACAAGCTGGAACGAGGCGAGATCTTTTTGCCGCAGCATGAAGTGACCTGGCGGCCGCAACTCGAAAGTGAATGGTTGGCCTGGACCGGCGACCCTTACGAACCGGCCGATCAGATTGACGCTGCGGCGTATGCGGCGATTGTGAGCGCGCGCCATCAGCCCGGGCCGGTGCAATTCAGCACCCTGGTGATGCCGGCGGCGGGACTGAAATGGTGA
- a CDS encoding DUF1559 domain-containing protein, giving the protein MSPLPARGIRSWHFHRTPRHCARVRLLAGFTLVELLVVIAIIGVLVALLLPAVQAARESARRTQCNNHLKQIGLAFHNHADTHGYFPSNGWGWSYVGDPDGGFAENQPGGWAYNILPFIEQNALHDLGLGPAGMAKLDALARMVETPVKFFHCPSRRPARPYVIDSTHQPVNSSPITAGAKVDYGVNCGDGSINQDGGGSSGVAAHDPNVWTGISFRKSKVRMSQVLDGTSNTLMVGEKYLNPVFYTTGTDQADNENLYVGLNNDNSRSTNAGFFPPLQDRKGLSNYSFGSAHASGFNAVMCDGSVRLIQYTIDEDNYRYLGNRMDGEVITYKF; this is encoded by the coding sequence ATGTCGCCTCTCCCTGCTCGCGGCATTCGATCGTGGCATTTCCATCGCACACCGCGCCACTGCGCACGAGTGCGATTGTTGGCCGGCTTCACACTTGTTGAATTGCTCGTGGTGATTGCCATCATCGGCGTCCTCGTGGCATTGCTCCTCCCCGCAGTCCAGGCCGCGCGCGAGTCAGCCCGTCGCACCCAGTGCAACAACCATCTCAAACAAATCGGCCTGGCCTTTCACAACCATGCCGATACCCACGGCTATTTTCCGTCGAATGGCTGGGGCTGGAGTTACGTGGGAGATCCCGATGGCGGATTTGCCGAGAATCAACCGGGCGGCTGGGCCTATAACATCCTCCCCTTTATCGAGCAGAATGCGTTGCACGACCTTGGCTTGGGACCAGCCGGAATGGCAAAGTTGGATGCCCTGGCGCGCATGGTCGAAACTCCGGTGAAGTTCTTTCATTGTCCCTCGCGGCGGCCGGCACGTCCCTACGTCATCGACTCCACGCATCAACCGGTCAATTCATCGCCCATCACGGCCGGTGCGAAGGTCGACTATGGCGTCAACTGCGGCGATGGCTCTATCAATCAGGATGGTGGTGGCTCGAGTGGGGTTGCGGCCCATGATCCCAATGTCTGGACCGGAATTTCCTTCCGCAAAAGCAAAGTCAGAATGTCACAAGTGCTCGATGGCACCTCGAATACGCTTATGGTTGGAGAAAAGTATCTGAATCCCGTTTTTTATACGACGGGCACCGACCAAGCAGATAACGAAAACTTGTATGTCGGTTTGAACAACGATAACTCTCGCTCGACAAATGCGGGTTTCTTTCCGCCATTGCAAGATCGAAAAGGCCTGTCGAATTACAGTTTCGGCAGCGCGCACGCGTCGGGCTTCAATGCAGTCATGTGCGATGGCTCGGTACGCTTGATTCAATATACGATTGACGAAGACAACTATCGTTATCTGGGCAATCGAATGGATGGCGAAGTGATCACGTACAAGTTTTAA